One Cenarchaeum symbiont of Oopsacas minuta DNA segment encodes these proteins:
- a CDS encoding helicase — protein sequence MVKTTKNRECVIKYSDIGDYITREEKLKIIKNTKSIQNIKNWQIIKPDKHNDWINQRLSKFTEYLPMGNKDTKYGGDTAIFKLYSRGIATSRDVWVYNSSSDIVAKNMKLHIDYCNSHNINNPVKNTKKAKWSEDLISRLKKHKPLFDNNSIRISLYRPFFKQYVYFDRVYNNSVYRIPDFFPNDYSKNLVICIPDKGKIGMFSTIITDVTPDLHIIEQSQCFPLYVYENEKDKKLNITDYALQEYRKYYNNKKITKKDIFYHVYGLLHHSIYKKKFANNLSREFPHIPFVPNFWKFSNIGEKLTDLHLNFDTGNKYNLGKPKNKLENFHKLSFGKIKDGDKKRKDKTKLFMD from the coding sequence TTGGTAAAAACAACAAAAAATAGAGAATGTGTTATAAAATATAGTGATATTGGAGATTATATTACAAGAGAAGAAAAATTAAAAATTATAAAAAACACAAAATCTATACAAAACATCAAAAATTGGCAAATAATAAAACCTGATAAACATAATGATTGGATAAACCAACGTTTAAGTAAATTCACTGAATATTTACCTATGGGTAATAAAGATACAAAATATGGTGGAGATACTGCCATTTTCAAATTATATTCTCGTGGAATTGCAACGAGTCGTGATGTATGGGTATACAATTCATCTAGTGATATAGTTGCAAAAAATATGAAATTACATATTGATTACTGCAATAGTCACAATATAAACAATCCAGTTAAAAACACAAAGAAAGCTAAATGGTCTGAAGATTTAATATCTAGATTAAAAAAACATAAACCACTATTTGATAATAATAGTATAAGAATTTCATTGTATAGACCTTTTTTTAAACAATATGTGTATTTTGATAGAGTTTATAATAATAGTGTATATAGAATACCTGACTTTTTTCCAAACGATTATTCTAAAAATCTTGTTATTTGTATACCTGATAAAGGTAAAATTGGAATGTTCTCGACAATAATTACAGACGTAACACCTGATCTTCACATAATTGAACAGTCACAATGTTTTCCATTATATGTATACGAAAATGAAAAAGATAAAAAACTCAATATTACCGATTATGCATTACAAGAATATCGGAAATATTATAACAACAAAAAGATAACAAAAAAAGACATATTCTATCATGTTTATGGTTTATTGCATCATTCTATATATAAGAAAAAGTTTGCAAATAATCTTTCTAGAGAATTTCCACACATCCCATTTGTTCCAAATTTTTGGAAATTTAGTAATATTGGGGAGAAATTAACAGATTTACATCTTAATTTTGATACTGGAAATAAATACAATCTAGGTAAACCAAAAAACAAACTCGAAAACTTTCATAAATTATCCTTTGGTAAAATAAAAGATGGAGATAAAAAAAGAAAAGATAAAACTAAATTATTCATGGATG